In Arachis hypogaea cultivar Tifrunner chromosome 17, arahy.Tifrunner.gnm2.J5K5, whole genome shotgun sequence, a single window of DNA contains:
- the LOC140180757 gene encoding uncharacterized protein gives MDVAHEGVCGNHIGGISLASKVARAGYYWPTMKSDCIEKFTDQSLAEFLQGFKIKHHFSLVEHPQTNGLAEAANKVILIALKKKLGKAKGEWAELIPEIMWSYNTTKQTTTKETHYRLVYGADAMIPVEIALTSGRTTQTSAPNNDNVRQAELDTIEEDRYKAEIRHKAMQSIIKRKYNKMVKPRSFATEDLVLRRTEEARKPQTHGKLAATWEGPYRII, from the exons ATGGACGTGGCCCATGAAGGAGTATGCGGTAACCACATTGGAGGAATAAGCCTGGCATCTAAGGTTGCCAGAGCAGGTTATTATTGGCCAACAATGAAGAGCGATTGTATCGAAAAG TTTACCGATCAAAGCTTGGCAGAATTTTTGCAGGGCTTCAAAATTAAGCATCACTTTTCATTAGTAGAACACCCGCAAACAAACGGACTCGCCGAGGCAGCTAACAAAGTAATTCTTATCGCACTTAAGAAAAAGCTCGGCAAGGCTAAAGGAGAATGGGCGGAGCTAATCCCAGAAATAATGTGGAGTTACAATACAACAAAACAAACAACCACCAAGGAGACTCATTACCGACTTGTTTACGGTGCCGACGCAATGATCCCAGTCGAGATCGCCCTAACATCAGGAAGAACAACACAAACATCGGCACCAAACAATGATAACGTCAGACAAGCAGAATTGGATACAATAGAGGAAGACAGATACAAAGCTGAGATAAGGCACAAGGCAATGCAAagcataataaaaagaaaatacaacAAAATGGTCAAACCTAGGTCCTTCGCCACGGAAGACCTTGTCTTAAGACGAACGGAGGAAGCACGGAAACCACAAACAcatggaaagctcgccgcaaCATGGGAAGGCCCTTACCGAATAATATAA